A stretch of Lysinibacillus agricola DNA encodes these proteins:
- the hemL gene encoding glutamate-1-semialdehyde 2,1-aminomutase codes for MNTKRVDSYSKALFEQAKIVIPGGVNSPVRAFSLVDSPPVFITEGRGSHIFDVDGNEFIDYICSWGPLILGHAHPTVEEEIQKAVRDGSSFGLSTEIEVKMAKLICEIVPSIEMVRMVNSGTEAIMSALRLARGYTRRQKIVKFKGGYHGHADALLIKAGSGVATLGLPDSPGVPNNVTIDTITVPYNSMESIRHTFEQFGEQIAAVIVEPVAGNMGVVPPNPGFLQGLREITKQYGSLLIFDEVMTGFRVDYHGAQNLYGVDPDITCLGKIIGGGLPVGAYGGKREIMEQIAPAGPIYQAGTLSGNPLAMSAGYRTLRLLEQIEIYDDLERKAARLEEGFKQNAELTNVPLKINRVGSMLSTFFTEQEVVDYETAKSSDMQVFKKYYTSMLNFGILTAPTPYEVMFISAAHSDEDIEDTIKAHYQALSNVKSIG; via the coding sequence ATGAATACAAAAAGAGTGGATTCTTACTCCAAAGCATTATTTGAACAAGCAAAAATTGTGATTCCTGGAGGAGTGAACAGCCCGGTACGTGCATTTTCGTTGGTTGACTCTCCCCCTGTTTTTATTACAGAAGGTCGAGGATCTCACATATTTGATGTTGATGGAAATGAATTTATTGATTATATATGCTCATGGGGACCTTTGATACTTGGGCATGCCCATCCAACAGTGGAGGAAGAGATACAGAAGGCAGTAAGAGATGGATCAAGCTTTGGATTATCTACTGAGATTGAAGTGAAAATGGCTAAATTAATATGTGAAATTGTTCCATCCATTGAAATGGTACGTATGGTGAACTCTGGAACAGAAGCTATAATGAGTGCGTTACGTTTAGCAAGGGGATATACAAGGCGGCAAAAAATTGTGAAATTTAAAGGTGGCTATCATGGACATGCTGACGCTTTGTTAATCAAGGCAGGTTCTGGGGTGGCCACATTAGGATTGCCCGATAGTCCGGGGGTACCCAATAATGTCACTATTGATACTATTACAGTACCTTATAACAGTATGGAGAGTATCCGTCATACCTTTGAACAATTTGGGGAACAAATCGCAGCTGTTATTGTCGAACCAGTTGCAGGAAATATGGGAGTTGTTCCTCCAAATCCTGGATTTCTCCAAGGGTTACGTGAGATTACCAAACAGTACGGTAGCTTGCTTATCTTTGATGAAGTAATGACTGGTTTTCGCGTAGACTATCATGGGGCACAGAATCTATACGGAGTCGATCCCGATATTACCTGTTTAGGAAAGATTATAGGAGGGGGATTGCCTGTGGGAGCTTATGGAGGTAAACGTGAAATCATGGAGCAAATTGCACCCGCAGGACCTATTTATCAAGCAGGTACATTATCAGGGAATCCACTTGCAATGTCAGCTGGATATAGAACTCTACGGTTACTTGAGCAGATTGAAATCTATGATGATTTGGAAAGAAAAGCGGCTAGACTAGAAGAAGGCTTCAAACAAAATGCTGAATTGACAAATGTGCCATTAAAAATTAACAGGGTAGGCTCCATGCTTTCTACCTTTTTTACAGAACAAGAGGTTGTTGATTATGAAACAGCTAAGAGTTCGGATATGCAAGTTTTTAAAAAATATTATACGAGTATGCTGAATTTTGGAATTCTGACGGCCCCTACACCTTATGAGGTGATGTTCATATCGGCAGCACACTCCGATGAAGATATTGAAGATACAATCAAGGCTCATTATCAAGCACTTAGTAATGTCAAAAGTATAGGGTGA
- the glyA gene encoding serine hydroxymethyltransferase, with the protein MENLFKEDPAIAKAIRQELYRQHNKIELIASENFVSEAVMEAMGTVLTNKYAEGYPGQRYYGGCEHVDIVEELARERVKGLFDAEHANVQPHSGSQANAAVYFAAVNPGDTILGMNLSHGGHLTHGSPVNFSGQLYHFVSYGVDEQTHLIDYDEVRKLAHEHKPRMIVVGASAYPRTIDFEAFSEIAKEVDALFLVDMAHIAGIVAAGLHPNPVPHADFVTTTTHKTLRGPRGGVILCKKSWAQAIDKAVFPAIQGGPLMHMIAAKAIAFKENSSSEFKQYMKNVLQNAKVLAEALIAEGLNVVSGGTDNHLILLDLRNIKITGMDAQLLLDEIGITVNKNAIPFDPTSPQITSGIRLGTPAITTRGMGPSEMIEIARIISQALKNPQDSTLIKLLSDEVKEITSGFILYERKIH; encoded by the coding sequence ATGGAGAATTTGTTTAAAGAAGACCCTGCTATAGCAAAAGCAATTCGGCAGGAGCTATATCGACAGCACAATAAAATTGAATTGATTGCTTCGGAAAACTTTGTTAGTGAAGCTGTTATGGAAGCGATGGGTACAGTCCTAACAAATAAATATGCGGAAGGCTATCCTGGACAAAGATATTATGGAGGTTGTGAGCATGTTGACATAGTAGAAGAATTGGCTAGAGAAAGAGTTAAAGGTTTATTTGATGCAGAACATGCCAATGTACAGCCGCACTCAGGTTCGCAGGCTAATGCAGCAGTTTATTTTGCAGCTGTAAATCCAGGAGATACGATTTTAGGCATGAATTTATCACACGGTGGTCATTTAACACATGGAAGTCCCGTTAATTTCTCTGGTCAGCTATATCATTTTGTTTCTTATGGTGTCGACGAACAAACCCATCTAATAGACTATGATGAAGTGAGGAAACTTGCCCATGAACATAAACCTCGAATGATTGTAGTGGGAGCAAGTGCTTATCCACGTACAATAGATTTCGAAGCTTTTTCTGAAATTGCTAAAGAGGTAGATGCGTTATTTCTTGTAGATATGGCTCATATTGCTGGCATTGTTGCAGCTGGTTTACATCCAAACCCTGTACCACATGCTGATTTTGTAACAACGACAACACATAAAACACTGCGAGGTCCAAGGGGAGGAGTCATTTTATGTAAGAAATCCTGGGCACAAGCAATTGATAAAGCAGTCTTTCCAGCTATTCAGGGTGGACCGCTTATGCATATGATTGCTGCCAAAGCGATAGCATTTAAAGAAAATTCCTCCTCTGAATTTAAACAATATATGAAAAATGTACTTCAGAATGCAAAAGTATTAGCTGAAGCATTGATAGCAGAGGGTTTAAATGTTGTATCGGGAGGTACTGACAATCATCTTATCCTCTTAGATCTGCGCAATATTAAGATCACTGGAATGGATGCACAACTACTACTTGATGAGATTGGCATCACGGTAAACAAAAACGCAATTCCATTTGATCCGACAAGTCCACAAATAACAAGTGGAATTCGTCTTGGTACGCCAGCCATAACTACAAGAGGAATGGGACCAAGTGAAATGATAGAGATAGCACGTATTATTTCACAAGCATTGAAGAATCCACAAGATTCAACATTAATCAAACTACTTAGTGATGAGGTCAAAGAAATAACTTCGGGGTTCATTTTATATGAGCGGAAGATTCATTGA
- a CDS encoding MarR family winged helix-turn-helix transcriptional regulator: MMFDSQYRKDNRSARMSMALFRISQAIKKMTQAESDALGLSPVQTQGLLFAAYTRSDMATVGNFASTIGTTHVTAVKILNRLVEKKLIYKIQKADDRRVTLISLTEKGQKVISNLDDWEQSLEDALQSLPENVLSHLELGLGSVVSTLQKKGHLVVSEPCLGCIYFRPSTGEKTAPHYCQLIQKYLTHEASLKECPEHTAF; this comes from the coding sequence ATGATGTTCGATTCCCAATATCGAAAAGATAATCGATCCGCAAGAATGAGCATGGCTTTATTCCGAATCTCGCAGGCAATCAAAAAAATGACACAGGCGGAAAGTGATGCACTCGGATTATCACCTGTACAAACTCAAGGACTATTATTTGCTGCGTATACTAGAAGTGATATGGCTACAGTGGGGAATTTTGCTAGTACAATCGGTACAACACATGTAACAGCAGTTAAAATACTGAATAGATTGGTAGAAAAAAAACTAATTTATAAAATACAAAAGGCAGATGATAGACGTGTGACCCTAATTTCTTTAACTGAAAAAGGACAAAAGGTCATTTCTAACCTTGATGACTGGGAGCAATCATTAGAGGATGCACTACAGTCTCTACCTGAAAATGTCTTGTCACATTTAGAACTCGGACTTGGATCTGTTGTTTCTACTTTACAGAAAAAAGGACATTTAGTTGTATCAGAACCTTGTTTAGGTTGTATTTATTTTCGCCCAAGTACTGGAGAAAAAACTGCACCGCATTATTGTCAGTTAATACAAAAATATTTAACCCATGAAGCCTCACTTAAAGAGTGTCCTGAACATACGGCTTTTTAA
- a CDS encoding glutaredoxin family protein, whose translation MSKAIFYHAGCPVCVDAEQMVLDYLDKSKITPEVVHLGTDQNRIEEAEKVGVKSVPALVIGENVYHINLGASLADVKG comes from the coding sequence ATGTCAAAAGCAATTTTTTATCATGCGGGTTGTCCAGTTTGTGTAGATGCGGAGCAAATGGTTCTTGATTATCTTGATAAATCAAAAATTACTCCGGAAGTAGTGCATCTTGGCACTGATCAAAATCGTATTGAAGAAGCAGAAAAGGTTGGAGTAAAATCAGTCCCAGCATTGGTGATCGGTGAAAATGTATATCATATCAATCTTGGTGCAAGTTTAGCTGATGTTAAGGGATAA
- a CDS encoding malate synthase, translating to MNLINKKVTHKRFGMGSIVKHNDSSIEIHFASEKKMFVFPDVFGKHLKLHDKSAAKSLEEIIQKKEKEQKEQERKKEEEKKLQRKKLALRLEHEKLMKNHKLHPESQMVFWCDTEEQNSSFSEWKVFSGVIKSGNNKGKPNKPSRLHQNSAVLLTAIDSNMPEKDRRILGVYMVNEDFIGKLCEDGYIPAHSKYRIQLTEQESDQLLFWQYYINEKSPKKMTWKTGKYRYFENSWMAQILLDIVSLKSDPNERELAQQFLKHFCRMNQITVQELPKPNGALMRI from the coding sequence ATGAATCTAATCAATAAGAAAGTTACACACAAGCGTTTTGGCATGGGTAGTATAGTTAAACATAATGATTCTAGTATTGAAATACATTTCGCATCGGAAAAGAAAATGTTTGTTTTCCCTGATGTATTTGGAAAGCACCTAAAACTACATGATAAAAGTGCTGCTAAGTCACTCGAGGAAATTATACAAAAAAAGGAAAAAGAACAAAAAGAGCAAGAACGGAAAAAGGAAGAGGAAAAAAAACTACAACGAAAGAAACTGGCCCTTCGCTTGGAACACGAAAAACTTATGAAAAACCATAAACTTCATCCCGAATCACAAATGGTTTTTTGGTGTGACACGGAAGAACAGAATAGTTCTTTTTCGGAGTGGAAAGTTTTTTCGGGCGTAATAAAAAGTGGGAATAACAAAGGGAAGCCAAACAAGCCGAGCCGCTTGCACCAAAATAGCGCTGTCCTATTAACAGCAATAGATTCCAACATGCCTGAGAAAGACAGACGTATCTTAGGTGTCTATATGGTGAATGAAGATTTTATCGGTAAGCTTTGTGAAGATGGATATATTCCTGCTCATTCAAAATACAGAATCCAACTTACAGAACAGGAATCGGATCAGCTGCTTTTCTGGCAATATTATATAAATGAAAAATCCCCGAAAAAAATGACATGGAAAACAGGTAAATACCGTTATTTTGAAAATTCATGGATGGCTCAAATTTTACTTGATATAGTTTCGTTGAAAAGTGACCCAAATGAACGAGAGCTAGCACAACAATTTTTAAAACATTTTTGTAGAATGAATCAGATAACAGTTCAAGAGTTACCAAAGCCTAATGGCGCATTAATGCGTATTTAG
- a CDS encoding YfiT family bacillithiol transferase: MDVRYPIGKLQVPEKVTFENVQEWLKQIETYTIRLRETVDSLSDEELNKTYREGAWTVRQLVHHIADSQLNMYQRLKLALTDDNPTVPAFDEEKWAVQPDIELPIESSIKMLEGINERIVSLGQSLTKEQLDRAFTHQTNGKITVSTKVVKLAWHEEHHLAHIKFALSE; this comes from the coding sequence ATGGATGTAAGATACCCAATTGGAAAATTACAAGTTCCTGAAAAAGTAACATTTGAAAATGTTCAAGAATGGTTAAAGCAAATCGAAACATACACAATTCGACTAAGAGAAACTGTTGATTCTTTAAGTGATGAGGAATTAAACAAAACTTATCGTGAAGGTGCATGGACAGTTCGTCAACTTGTACATCACATTGCAGATTCGCAGTTGAATATGTATCAACGTTTGAAGCTGGCTTTAACAGATGACAATCCAACAGTTCCAGCTTTTGATGAAGAAAAGTGGGCTGTTCAGCCGGATATAGAGCTTCCTATAGAAAGTTCTATTAAAATGTTAGAAGGCATAAATGAGCGTATCGTATCTTTAGGACAAAGTTTAACTAAAGAGCAATTAGATCGAGCATTTACTCACCAAACAAACGGCAAAATAACAGTTTCAACAAAAGTTGTAAAATTAGCTTGGCACGAAGAGCATCACTTAGCTCATATAAAATTTGCATTATCAGAATGA
- the rlmD gene encoding 23S rRNA (uracil(1939)-C(5))-methyltransferase RlmD gives MSAPVKKNDRLTVYIEDLTHDGNGVAKVDGYPLFIQEALPNETAEVHVLKTLKNYGFAKVVDILKPSPDRVEAPCAYFKQCGGCQLQHLSYEGQLKWKENMVRNVMQRIGKIDAPVLPVKGMKEPWHYRNKAQIPFSSNEAGQAIAGFYKTKTHSIVDMERCLIQTGEADAILAGLKKELAAIGIRPYNEQTHEGMLRHVVIRKARATGEVMVVLVTKKKKFPQKEAAVATIQKLVPNVTSIMQNVNSDKTNVIFGDETVNLWGKDVIIDTIGDVRFEISARSFYQVNPEQTEVLYKQALDYADLQGDERVIDAYCGIGTISLFLAQKAKAVMGVEIVPQAIEDAKRNAELNGFTNTYFEAGPAEEVIPRWYKEGKEADVLVVDPPRKGCDEALLKTILEQRPKRVVYVSCNPGTLARDLRILEDGGYQTQEIQPVDMFPHSTHVECVSQLILKEGN, from the coding sequence ATGTCAGCACCCGTGAAAAAGAATGACCGACTAACAGTTTATATAGAAGATTTAACACATGATGGCAATGGCGTCGCAAAGGTCGATGGTTATCCATTATTTATTCAAGAGGCACTTCCTAATGAAACAGCGGAAGTACATGTTTTAAAAACCTTAAAAAATTACGGCTTTGCGAAAGTCGTAGATATTCTTAAGCCATCGCCAGACCGAGTAGAGGCTCCTTGTGCATATTTCAAGCAATGTGGCGGCTGCCAATTACAGCACCTGTCCTATGAAGGGCAGTTAAAGTGGAAAGAGAATATGGTGCGTAATGTGATGCAACGCATTGGTAAAATTGATGCGCCTGTTCTACCTGTGAAAGGCATGAAAGAGCCTTGGCATTACCGTAATAAAGCACAAATTCCTTTCTCCTCAAATGAAGCAGGACAAGCGATTGCTGGCTTCTATAAAACGAAAACGCATAGCATTGTAGATATGGAGCGTTGCTTAATTCAGACAGGCGAAGCGGACGCTATTCTTGCAGGCTTGAAAAAGGAATTAGCGGCAATCGGTATTCGACCATATAACGAACAAACACATGAGGGAATGTTGCGCCACGTAGTTATTCGTAAAGCACGAGCAACTGGTGAAGTTATGGTTGTTCTCGTAACTAAAAAGAAAAAATTCCCACAAAAAGAAGCCGCTGTTGCAACAATCCAGAAGCTTGTCCCGAATGTAACATCCATTATGCAAAACGTTAACAGCGACAAAACGAACGTTATTTTCGGTGATGAAACCGTAAACCTATGGGGTAAGGACGTTATTATTGATACAATTGGCGATGTTCGCTTTGAAATTTCAGCCCGTTCATTTTATCAAGTAAACCCTGAGCAAACGGAAGTGCTATACAAGCAAGCATTAGACTACGCTGACTTGCAGGGTGATGAACGAGTAATTGATGCTTACTGTGGTATAGGCACCATCTCCTTATTCCTTGCGCAAAAAGCAAAGGCTGTCATGGGCGTTGAAATTGTCCCACAAGCAATTGAAGATGCGAAGCGTAACGCAGAGTTAAATGGTTTTACCAACACCTATTTTGAGGCTGGGCCAGCAGAGGAAGTCATTCCACGCTGGTATAAGGAAGGCAAGGAAGCCGATGTCCTAGTTGTCGATCCACCGCGTAAAGGCTGCGATGAAGCGCTTCTTAAGACAATTTTAGAGCAACGTCCTAAACGAGTTGTATATGTATCATGTAACCCAGGAACACTTGCACGTGACCTCCGTATTTTGGAGGATGGGGGCTATCAAACACAGGAAATTCAACCTGTGGATATGTTCCCGCATTCGACGCATGTTGAGTGTGTCTCGCAACTCATTTTAAAAGAAGGCAACTAA
- the cydS gene encoding cytochrome bd oxidase small subunit CydS, which translates to MGNFLMFYAPFIVVILGIVAAFWWAPRDYHIVKKEGKSRE; encoded by the coding sequence ATGGGGAATTTTTTAATGTTTTATGCACCATTTATAGTCGTCATCCTCGGAATAGTTGCTGCTTTCTGGTGGGCACCGAGAGATTACCACATCGTAAAGAAAGAGGGAAAGAGTCGCGAATAG
- a CDS encoding cytochrome d ubiquinol oxidase subunit II encodes MTLEILGISVLWIFLFGYVIVASIDFGAGFFNAYSLLIGKNHILTNIIKRYLSPVWEVTNVFLVFFFVGIVGFFPQTAFYYGTILLVPVSISLVLLAIRGSYYAFESYGSRGHIGYTLTYGVAGLLIPASLSVVFAIAAGGYVDLVDGQPVLNYWTLYTSPFAWSIVVLSIAAVLYISAVFLTWYAHKAKDVEATKLMRKYALVWAVPLMVSALGIMYEMKSINSESYNHMVNLWWMFAISAVLFIITVVLIWMRKKYGLAVGLLIAQFAVAFFAYGIAQYPYLLYPYLTIYDSFTSTQMAIALVIAFILGLCLLIPSLYLLLKLFLFNKNYVTGKEDNHA; translated from the coding sequence ATGACATTAGAGATTTTAGGTATTTCAGTTTTGTGGATTTTCCTATTTGGCTATGTCATTGTAGCTTCGATTGATTTTGGTGCAGGCTTTTTCAATGCCTACAGCCTACTCATCGGCAAAAATCATATTTTAACGAATATTATTAAGCGCTATTTATCACCTGTTTGGGAAGTAACCAATGTCTTTTTAGTATTCTTCTTTGTCGGGATTGTTGGATTTTTCCCACAAACAGCCTTTTATTATGGAACGATTTTACTTGTCCCAGTAAGTATTTCACTAGTGCTGCTTGCCATACGAGGCTCCTACTATGCGTTTGAATCGTATGGCTCACGTGGACATATCGGCTACACACTGACATATGGTGTAGCAGGCTTACTCATTCCAGCCTCACTGTCTGTTGTATTTGCGATTGCTGCTGGTGGCTATGTTGATCTTGTTGACGGGCAACCTGTTTTGAACTACTGGACATTGTATACGAGTCCATTTGCTTGGAGTATTGTCGTGTTAAGCATTGCAGCAGTACTCTATATTTCAGCTGTGTTTTTAACATGGTATGCTCATAAGGCAAAGGATGTAGAAGCAACAAAACTAATGCGAAAATACGCACTTGTTTGGGCAGTACCATTAATGGTGAGTGCTCTTGGCATTATGTACGAAATGAAATCCATCAATTCTGAAAGTTACAATCATATGGTTAATTTATGGTGGATGTTTGCCATTTCAGCCGTGTTATTTATTATTACTGTGGTGTTAATATGGATGCGAAAAAAATACGGCCTTGCGGTGGGACTATTGATTGCACAATTTGCCGTAGCATTCTTCGCCTATGGTATCGCTCAATATCCATATTTATTGTATCCATATTTAACGATTTACGATAGCTTTACAAGTACACAAATGGCGATTGCACTCGTCATTGCGTTTATTTTAGGACTATGTCTGCTTATTCCATCACTGTACTTATTGTTGAAATTATTCTTGTTCAACAAAAATTATGTGACCGGGAAAGAAGACAATCACGCATAG
- a CDS encoding cytochrome ubiquinol oxidase subunit I — MVNESAVFWSRALTELTLSFHIIYATIGVGVPLMIMIAQWTGYKKNDEHYILMARRWARGFVITVAVGVVTGTAIGLQLSLLWPNFMQLAGQTIALPLFMETFAFFFEAIFLGIYLYTWDRFDSQKKHMLLLIPVAVGASMSAVFITIVNAFMNAPQGFDIVDGQLVNIQPFLAMFNPAMPTKVAHVLVTAYMTSAFVLASIAGYRLLRGSKHVYHKKSLLLLMKMGLIFSIAAAVIGDFSGKYLAEYQPEKLAAAEWHFETGDKASLILFGVLDGEEVKYAIKVPYALSILAHNNPNAEVVGLDQFAKEDQPPLYIHYLFDLMVFIGMFMALVSLLYVTGKVRGWQFIHTRWFRWIIVAGGPLSIIAIEAGWWLAEVGRQPWILYGLMRTPEGATTSDHVDLMLLLFAGVYVVLGIGSIVVLVRMFKKNPIEREIEDRHSEKGGDIL; from the coding sequence ATGGTGAATGAATCAGCAGTCTTTTGGAGTAGAGCATTAACGGAGCTAACTTTATCGTTCCATATTATTTATGCAACGATTGGTGTGGGTGTCCCGTTAATGATTATGATTGCACAATGGACTGGGTATAAAAAGAATGATGAGCACTATATTTTAATGGCAAGACGTTGGGCACGAGGCTTTGTCATTACAGTTGCAGTCGGAGTTGTAACAGGGACAGCAATTGGCTTACAGTTGTCTTTATTGTGGCCGAATTTTATGCAGCTCGCCGGTCAAACAATAGCATTACCACTTTTTATGGAAACGTTTGCATTTTTCTTTGAAGCTATCTTCCTTGGCATCTACTTATATACTTGGGATCGCTTCGATAGTCAGAAAAAGCATATGCTACTGTTAATTCCTGTTGCTGTTGGTGCATCGATGTCAGCTGTGTTTATAACAATTGTCAATGCGTTTATGAATGCGCCACAAGGATTTGACATTGTGGACGGACAGCTTGTAAATATTCAACCTTTTTTAGCGATGTTTAATCCAGCGATGCCGACAAAGGTAGCGCATGTTCTCGTTACAGCCTACATGACGTCCGCATTTGTATTAGCATCTATTGCAGGATACCGTCTACTTAGAGGATCTAAGCATGTATACCATAAAAAATCTTTATTACTACTTATGAAGATGGGTCTGATTTTCTCTATTGCAGCAGCGGTTATTGGAGATTTCTCAGGAAAATACTTAGCAGAATATCAGCCAGAAAAACTAGCTGCAGCTGAGTGGCATTTTGAAACAGGCGATAAAGCCTCACTTATTCTATTTGGTGTATTAGACGGTGAAGAAGTAAAATATGCTATTAAAGTACCTTATGCTCTAAGTATTTTAGCGCATAATAATCCAAACGCAGAGGTAGTCGGCTTAGATCAATTTGCTAAAGAAGATCAACCACCACTGTATATTCATTACCTCTTTGATCTCATGGTGTTTATTGGCATGTTCATGGCACTAGTTTCACTACTTTACGTAACCGGGAAAGTACGTGGATGGCAGTTTATTCATACACGTTGGTTTAGGTGGATTATCGTTGCTGGGGGGCCACTTTCAATTATTGCGATTGAAGCAGGTTGGTGGCTTGCGGAAGTTGGACGACAGCCTTGGATCTTATATGGATTAATGCGAACACCAGAAGGAGCCACAACTAGTGACCATGTGGATTTAATGCTGCTATTGTTCGCAGGTGTGTATGTTGTATTGGGAATAGGAAGTATTGTGGTTTTAGTTCGTATGTTCAAAAAGAATCCGATTGAGCGTGAAATAGAAGATCGCCATTCTGAAAAAGGCGGTGACATCTTATGA
- a CDS encoding diacylglycerol kinase has translation MKRARIIYNPTSGREVFKKHLPEVLEKLEVAGYETSCHATTGEGDATMAAKDAVERGFDIIIAVGGDGTLNEVVSGVSPFENRPKVGLIPMGTTNDFARAVHIPRNIDAAVEIITKGETLPVDVGLLNGERYFINIAAGGRITELTYEVPSKMKTMLGQLAYYLKAVEMIPSIKASHMRIEYDGEVFDGDAMMFLCGLTNSVGGFEKLAPDASINDGYFTLLVLKKVSLPEFIQLAAMALRGEHLNDDRVIYKKASVVKVSTEDEVHLNLDGEYGGDAPATFENLKRHIEIFVPLADIREEDRI, from the coding sequence ATGAAACGAGCAAGAATCATTTATAATCCTACATCTGGACGTGAAGTGTTTAAAAAGCATCTACCAGAAGTATTGGAAAAATTAGAGGTAGCAGGCTATGAAACATCTTGTCACGCAACAACTGGTGAAGGCGATGCAACCATGGCAGCAAAGGATGCAGTAGAACGTGGCTTTGATATAATCATTGCAGTTGGTGGAGATGGCACATTAAATGAAGTTGTTTCAGGTGTGAGTCCATTTGAAAACCGTCCGAAAGTTGGCCTAATTCCGATGGGCACAACGAATGATTTTGCCCGTGCTGTGCATATTCCTCGAAATATTGATGCTGCCGTTGAGATCATTACTAAAGGTGAGACGTTGCCAGTTGATGTTGGTTTATTAAATGGGGAACGCTATTTCATCAATATTGCTGCTGGTGGACGCATTACAGAGTTAACCTACGAAGTGCCAAGTAAAATGAAAACAATGTTAGGACAGTTAGCTTATTACTTAAAAGCAGTGGAAATGATCCCATCGATCAAAGCTTCCCATATGCGTATCGAATATGATGGTGAAGTGTTTGATGGGGATGCTATGATGTTTTTATGTGGCTTAACAAATTCAGTAGGTGGCTTTGAAAAGCTTGCACCAGACGCAAGTATTAATGATGGCTACTTTACTTTATTAGTATTGAAAAAAGTGAGCCTACCTGAATTTATTCAGCTTGCCGCAATGGCATTAAGGGGCGAGCATTTGAATGATGATCGTGTAATTTATAAAAAGGCAAGTGTTGTAAAAGTGTCTACTGAAGACGAAGTACATTTAAACTTAGATGGTGAGTATGGTGGGGACGCACCTGCAACATTTGAAAATCTAAAGCGCCATATTGAAATTTTTGTTCCGCTAGCAGACATTCGTGAGGAAGACCGTATATAA
- a CDS encoding thioredoxin family protein encodes MKTEQQYFNDAISIQQYMDTMTTLKEESFRIYDSFEVPTNDGFIELLKGKQLKILTITEDWCGDAMLNNPIIRRVAETAGLEMRTVLRDADTDLIDRYLTNGGRAIPIYIILDDAGQVVGKWGPRAPELQELVVSKRASLPDKEDPTFEDAQKALYVEIREENITNKSYWTFVYEDFKKQVTAALQ; translated from the coding sequence ATGAAAACTGAACAACAATATTTCAATGATGCGATTTCGATTCAACAATATATGGATACTATGACGACGTTAAAAGAGGAAAGCTTCCGTATTTATGATAGCTTTGAAGTGCCAACGAACGATGGCTTTATCGAGCTACTGAAGGGCAAGCAATTAAAAATTTTAACGATTACTGAGGATTGGTGCGGGGACGCAATGTTAAACAATCCAATTATTCGCCGAGTTGCAGAGACAGCAGGATTAGAAATGCGTACAGTATTACGTGATGCTGATACAGACTTAATTGATCGCTATTTAACAAACGGTGGCCGTGCAATTCCAATTTATATTATATTAGATGATGCTGGTCAGGTTGTTGGAAAATGGGGCCCACGTGCACCAGAATTACAGGAACTAGTAGTGAGTAAACGAGCTAGCTTACCTGATAAAGAAGATCCTACATTTGAAGATGCGCAAAAGGCGTTATATGTAGAAATTCGTGAAGAGAATATTACCAATAAATCATATTGGACATTTGTTTATGAGGACTTTAAAAAGCAAGTAACAGCTGCATTGCAATAA